From a single Halococcus sediminicola genomic region:
- a CDS encoding SWIM zinc finger family protein produces MGTGLVAEQFEISRRRVQQLAKPYREIGEIPHLETPGRRSYAEYPDDFYEITIAGDALDEEGWRQVEAAMAERAVFAAQLLVEQMPADIEEAFEACEYSLFPDSYSDMATNCTCPNSANPCKHLAAVFYIPAEKFDDDPFLIFT; encoded by the coding sequence ATGGGTACTGGGTTGGTTGCCGAGCAGTTCGAGATCAGTCGGCGACGGGTCCAGCAACTTGCCAAACCCTACCGCGAGATCGGCGAGATTCCCCACCTGGAGACGCCTGGACGCAGATCCTACGCCGAATATCCTGACGACTTCTACGAAATAACAATAGCTGGAGATGCGCTTGACGAGGAGGGGTGGCGACAGGTCGAAGCAGCGATGGCCGAGCGCGCCGTCTTCGCTGCCCAGCTTCTGGTAGAGCAGATGCCCGCTGATATCGAGGAGGCATTTGAAGCGTGCGAATATTCGCTCTTTCCGGACTCCTACAGCGACATGGCGACGAATTGTACCTGTCCCAATTCCGCCAATCCGTGCAAACACCTCGCCGCTGTCTTCTATATCCCCGCTGAGAAATTCGATGACGACCCGTTCCTCATCTTCACGTAG
- a CDS encoding DUF7437 domain-containing protein: MAASDNQLGATQTDPEKTFNDFLTYVELLNTPQLARLYTHILREGPVEIETLKMDLDMPHSTTYKYVGRLEEMDLLTRHEDETPTRVSVEPIQLLLDTEQGKVAASPTLIDAIGRQLDTEDIELFVDRQGIAKLAAALHYTLRIMDGDFTQRTAANKLDVHPVEGMTVFTALQDVIEEAAAYDPYLDQPA; encoded by the coding sequence ATGGCGGCATCGGATAACCAACTTGGAGCTACCCAGACCGATCCGGAGAAGACGTTCAACGATTTTCTCACCTATGTTGAATTGTTGAACACGCCTCAACTGGCTCGACTCTACACCCATATTCTTCGTGAGGGGCCAGTCGAGATTGAGACGCTCAAAATGGACCTCGATATGCCGCACTCAACCACCTACAAGTACGTGGGTCGCCTCGAAGAGATGGATCTGCTGACCCGGCATGAGGACGAGACTCCAACGAGGGTGTCCGTCGAGCCGATTCAGTTGTTGCTGGATACCGAACAGGGGAAAGTAGCCGCCTCGCCAACACTTATCGACGCCATCGGCCGACAGCTCGACACGGAGGACATCGAACTGTTCGTCGACCGGCAGGGCATCGCCAAACTGGCTGCCGCGCTGCACTATACCCTGCGCATTATGGACGGGGACTTCACCCAACGGACGGCGGCGAACAAACTCGACGTACATCCTGTCGAGGGGATGACGGTGTTCACTGCCCTCCAGGACGTGATTGAGGAGGCTGCCGCGTATGACCCGTATCTCGACCAGCCTGCGTGA